TGCGGGCGACGCCACCGGAGCGCGTCCACGACGACCTCGCCTTCGCCCTCGGCGGCCCGCCGCCGCCCGCCCTGTGCCGCCCCGACCTGGCGGACCGTGCCGCCGATGTCCTGGACTGGGTGTGGCAGCGGACCGTACTGCCCCAATGGCCGCTGCGGAGGCGGGTGTTGGAAGCGGACATCGTGGCGCGGACGGCGCAGTTGAGCAGGGGAGGCTGGGCGGCGGCGCTGGAGGACATGCGGCCGGGGATGCGCTGGCTGGGCGGCGACCGGTTGCAGATCAACACGCAGGAGTACGCGCCGAGGGAGGCTTCCGGGGCCCGGCTGCTGTTCGTCCCGGTCAGCTTCGACACGAGCTGGGTGTCGTGGGAAGGCGGACACCGGTACGCGGTCGTGTACCCGTGCGCGGGCGCGCTCGCCGAACCGGGACGGCCTCCGGCCCCGGAGGCACTGGGCCAACTGCTCGGCAGGGGCCGCGCCGCCGTCCTCGTCCTCCTGGACGCACCGCTGAGCACCACGCACCTGGTCGCACTGACCGGCCTGCCGCTGGGCTCGGTGGGCCGTCACCTGAAGGTGCTGCTGGACGCACGTCTGGTGCGGCGCAGACGTGCGGGGCGGTCCGTGCTGTACTACCGGACCGGAGCGGGCGACGTACTGGTGAACTCGCAGACGGAAGAAGCCGAATGACGGGGCGTTCGTGGCGGTGACCGCGTCGTGGCCGGCGCGGGATTCCCGGCGGGCGATTTCCGATGGCGCGCCGCGCGGGCCTGCGCATAACCTCCGGCCATGACTCTTGTCGCGATCTTCAGCGGGGCCGGGATCTCCACGGATTCCGGCATCCCCGACTACCGGGGTCCCAGCGGGCTGTGGCGGCGCGATCCCGACGCCGAGAAGCTGACCACGTACAGCTCCTACATGGACGACCCGGAGGTCCGCCGCAAGTCCTGGCTGCTGCGGCGCGAGCAGCACGCCCTGAACGCCCGGCCCAACGCGGCGCACCGGGCGGTCGCCGAGTTGGACCGGCGGGACGGGTTCGCGGTGCGGGTGATCACGCAGAACGTGGACGGGCTGCACCAGGCGGGCGGCATGCCCGACCGCAAGGTGCTCGAACTGCACGGCACCGACCGGGCGGTGGTGTGCACCGCCTGCCGGGTGCGGTCGCCGATGGACGAGGCGCTGGAGCGGGTGGACGCGGGCGAGCCGGACCCGGCGTGCCTGGCCTGCGGGGGGATCCTGAAGGCCGCGACGGTGATGTTCGGCCAGGAGCTGGACCCGGTGGTGCTGGGCACCGCGGAGGCGGTGGCGAAGGCGTGCGAGGTGATCTTCGCGGTCGGCTCCACGCTCCAGGTGCATCCGGCGGCTTCGCTGGTGGGGATCGCGGCCGAGCACGGGGCGCGGCTGATCATCGTGAACGCGGAGCCCACCCCGTACGACCCCCTCGCCGACGAGGTGGTGCGGGAGCCGATCGGGACGGCGCTGCCGAGACTGCTGGCAGGACTGGGCTGACCGGACTGGGCTGACCAG
This is a stretch of genomic DNA from Streptomyces sp. NBC_00237. It encodes these proteins:
- a CDS encoding ArsR family transcriptional regulator yields the protein MGWWQVDADTLARGRFVISPLAEATSSLKLLLRRAPASHPGEHAWLAAHLPAFQDLLRADPLVPLLLEAAFRPRWNADFITPTPSADGERTFVQELAVMRATPPERVHDDLAFALGGPPPPALCRPDLADRAADVLDWVWQRTVLPQWPLRRRVLEADIVARTAQLSRGGWAAALEDMRPGMRWLGGDRLQINTQEYAPREASGARLLFVPVSFDTSWVSWEGGHRYAVVYPCAGALAEPGRPPAPEALGQLLGRGRAAVLVLLDAPLSTTHLVALTGLPLGSVGRHLKVLLDARLVRRRRAGRSVLYYRTGAGDVLVNSQTEEAE
- a CDS encoding Sir2 family NAD-dependent protein deacetylase, with the protein product MTLVAIFSGAGISTDSGIPDYRGPSGLWRRDPDAEKLTTYSSYMDDPEVRRKSWLLRREQHALNARPNAAHRAVAELDRRDGFAVRVITQNVDGLHQAGGMPDRKVLELHGTDRAVVCTACRVRSPMDEALERVDAGEPDPACLACGGILKAATVMFGQELDPVVLGTAEAVAKACEVIFAVGSTLQVHPAASLVGIAAEHGARLIIVNAEPTPYDPLADEVVREPIGTALPRLLAGLG